In the genome of Dickeya fangzhongdai, one region contains:
- the hscB gene encoding co-chaperone HscB, whose product MDYFTLFGLPIRYNVDGSLLASRFQELQRQFHPDRFAASPERERMMALQQAATINNAYQALKHPLKRAEYMLSLHGFDLSNEQHTLHDTAFLMEQMELREELDEIERRPDAEIALAAFAQRLNGMIRQRSEQMQRELDEEFWPDAADTLRKLRFFDRLRQQVEQLEEQLLER is encoded by the coding sequence ATGGATTACTTTACTTTATTCGGGCTGCCGATTCGCTATAACGTGGATGGCAGCCTGCTTGCTTCCCGGTTTCAGGAACTGCAGCGCCAGTTTCATCCCGACCGCTTCGCCGCCAGCCCGGAACGTGAACGCATGATGGCGTTACAACAGGCTGCGACCATCAATAATGCCTATCAGGCGCTGAAACATCCGCTGAAACGCGCGGAGTATATGTTATCTTTGCACGGTTTTGATTTAAGCAACGAGCAGCATACGCTTCATGACACCGCATTCCTGATGGAGCAGATGGAACTGCGCGAAGAGTTGGACGAGATTGAACGTCGTCCGGATGCGGAAATCGCATTGGCGGCATTTGCACAGCGTCTGAATGGGATGATCCGTCAGCGCAGCGAGCAAATGCAGCGCGAACTGGATGAAGAATTCTGGCCGGATGCGGCGGATACGTTACGTAAACTGCGCTTTTTTGATCGACTCCGGCAGCAGGTTGAACAACTCGAAGAACAATTGCTGGAACGATAA
- the iscA gene encoding iron-sulfur cluster assembly protein IscA: protein MSISLSDSAAQRVNAFMVNRGKGIGLRLGVRTSGCSGMAYVLEFVDELNTDDVVFEDKGVKVIIDGKSLVYLDGTELDFVKEGLNEGFKFNNPNVSSECGCGESFNV, encoded by the coding sequence ATGTCGATTTCCCTGAGCGACAGCGCTGCGCAACGCGTCAATGCCTTTATGGTCAATCGCGGCAAAGGCATCGGCCTGCGTCTGGGTGTGAGAACATCCGGTTGTTCCGGTATGGCGTATGTGCTGGAATTTGTTGATGAACTGAACACCGATGATGTGGTGTTTGAAGACAAGGGCGTGAAGGTCATTATTGATGGCAAAAGCCTGGTCTACCTTGACGGCACCGAACTGGATTTCGTCAAGGAAGGGCTGAACGAAGGCTTCAAATTCAATAACCCTAACGTTTCCAGCGAGTGCGGTTGCGGCGAAAGCTTTAACGTCTGA
- the iscU gene encoding Fe-S cluster assembly scaffold IscU produces MAYSEKVIDHYENPRNVGSFDSSDPSIGSGMVGAPACGDVMKLQIKVNEQGIIEDARFKTYGCGSAIASSSLVTEWVKGKSLNEAESIKNTQIAEELELPPVKIHCSILAEDAIKAAIADYKSKRDK; encoded by the coding sequence ATGGCTTACAGCGAAAAAGTAATTGATCACTATGAAAACCCGCGCAACGTCGGCTCGTTTGATTCGTCGGATCCGAGCATCGGCAGCGGTATGGTAGGCGCACCGGCCTGCGGCGACGTCATGAAGCTGCAGATTAAGGTTAACGAGCAGGGAATCATCGAAGATGCCCGCTTCAAAACCTACGGTTGCGGTTCCGCTATCGCCTCCAGCTCGCTGGTGACCGAGTGGGTGAAGGGCAAGAGCCTGAACGAAGCCGAATCCATTAAAAACACCCAGATCGCCGAAGAACTGGAACTGCCGCCGGTGAAAATCCACTGCTCGATTTTGGCTGAAGACGCCATCAAGGCCGCCATCGCCGATTACAAGAGCAAACGCGACAAATAA
- the iscS gene encoding cysteine desulfurase — translation MKLPIYLDYSATTPVDPRVAEKMMQFLTLDGTFGNPASRSHRFGWQAEEAVDIARNQIAELVGADPREIVFTSGATESDNLAIKGAANFYQKKGKHIITSKTEHKAVLDTCRQLEREGFEVTYLAPQRNGIIDLKELEAAMRDDTIVVSIMHVNNEIGVVQDIAAIGEMCRSRGIIFHVDATQSVGKLPIDLSQLKVDLMSFSGHKIYGPKGIGALYVRRKPRVRIEAQMHGGGHERGMRSGTLPVHQIVGMGEAYRIAKEEMAEEAARLRSLRDRLWNGINDIEEVYLNGDLEQGAPNILNVSFNYVEGESLIMALKDLAVSSGSACTSASLEPSYVLRALGMNDELAHSSIRFSLGRFTTEEEIDYTIDLVRKSIGRLRDLSPLWEMFKQGVDIGSIEWAHH, via the coding sequence ATGAAGTTACCGATTTATCTGGATTATTCCGCCACGACGCCGGTCGATCCGCGCGTGGCTGAAAAAATGATGCAGTTTCTGACCCTGGACGGCACGTTCGGCAACCCCGCTTCCCGCTCCCACCGTTTTGGCTGGCAGGCGGAAGAGGCGGTGGATATCGCTCGTAACCAGATTGCCGAACTGGTCGGCGCGGATCCGCGTGAGATCGTTTTTACTTCCGGCGCCACCGAGTCCGACAACCTGGCTATCAAGGGCGCGGCGAACTTCTACCAGAAGAAAGGCAAGCACATCATCACCAGCAAGACGGAACACAAAGCCGTGCTGGATACCTGCCGCCAGCTGGAGCGCGAAGGGTTTGAAGTGACTTATCTGGCGCCGCAGCGTAACGGCATCATCGACTTGAAAGAGCTGGAAGCCGCCATGCGCGATGACACCATCGTGGTGTCCATTATGCATGTGAACAACGAAATCGGCGTGGTGCAGGATATCGCCGCTATCGGCGAAATGTGCCGTAGCCGCGGCATCATTTTCCATGTCGACGCGACCCAGAGCGTGGGTAAACTGCCGATTGACCTCAGCCAGTTGAAAGTCGACCTGATGTCCTTCTCCGGCCACAAGATTTACGGCCCGAAAGGGATTGGCGCGCTGTATGTGCGTCGCAAGCCGCGCGTGCGCATCGAAGCGCAGATGCACGGCGGCGGCCACGAGCGCGGCATGCGTTCCGGCACCCTGCCGGTGCACCAGATCGTGGGCATGGGCGAAGCCTACCGCATCGCCAAAGAAGAAATGGCGGAAGAAGCGGCACGCCTGCGTAGCCTGCGCGATCGCCTGTGGAACGGTATCAACGATATCGAGGAAGTATACCTGAACGGCGACCTGGAACAGGGCGCGCCGAATATCCTGAACGTCAGCTTCAACTACGTGGAAGGCGAATCGCTGATCATGGCGTTGAAAGATCTGGCGGTGTCTTCCGGCTCGGCCTGTACTTCCGCCAGCCTGGAGCCTTCCTATGTGCTGCGCGCGCTGGGGATGAACGATGAACTGGCGCACAGTTCCATCCGTTTCTCACTGGGCCGCTTCACTACTGAAGAAGAAATTGACTACACCATCGATCTGGTTCGCAAATCCATCGGCCGCCTGCGCGACTTGTCTCCGCTGTGGGAAATGTTCAAGCAGGGCGTGGATATCGGCAGCATCGAATGGGCGCATCATTAA
- the iscR gene encoding Fe-S cluster assembly transcriptional regulator IscR, giving the protein MRLTSKGRYAVTAMLDVALHSKEGPVPLADISERQGISLSYLEQLFSRLRKHGLVASVRGPGGGYLLGKDAAEIAVGSVISAVDESVDATRCQGKEGCQGGDRCLTHTLWRDLSDRISEFLNNITLDELVNNKEILDVADRQDADVRRTANGRIQETINVNLRA; this is encoded by the coding sequence ATGAGACTGACATCTAAAGGCCGCTACGCCGTTACCGCCATGCTCGATGTGGCGCTGCATTCAAAAGAAGGCCCGGTTCCACTGGCTGACATCTCTGAACGTCAGGGTATTTCGCTTTCTTATCTGGAACAGCTGTTTTCTCGCCTGCGCAAGCATGGGTTGGTTGCCAGCGTGCGTGGCCCGGGCGGCGGCTATTTGTTGGGTAAAGATGCCGCCGAAATCGCTGTCGGTTCGGTCATCTCCGCCGTGGATGAATCCGTGGACGCCACCCGCTGCCAGGGGAAAGAAGGGTGTCAGGGCGGCGATCGCTGTCTGACCCATACGCTGTGGCGCGATCTGAGCGACCGCATCAGCGAGTTCCTCAACAACATCACCCTGGATGAACTGGTTAATAACAAAGAGATTCTGGACGTCGCGGATCGTCAGGATGCTGACGTGCGTCGTACCGCCAACGGACGCATACAAGAAACCATTAACGTCAACTTGCGTGCCTGA
- the trmJ gene encoding tRNA (cytosine(32)/uridine(32)-2'-O)-methyltransferase TrmJ: protein MLQNIRIVLVETSHTGNMGSTARAMKTMGLTNLWLVNPLVKPDSQAISLSAGASDVIGNATIVDSLDQALEGCSLVVGTSARSRTLPWPMLEPRECGVRSIQEAQRAPVAIVFGRERVGLTNEELQKCHYHVAIPANPEYSSLNLAMAVQILSYEVRVAWLDRQQQGEPAHEESPYPLADDLERFYQHLEETLLHTGFIRQAHQGQVMNKLRRLFTRARPENQELNILRGILSAITKTASSTDKPQDNS from the coding sequence ATGTTACAGAATATACGCATTGTGCTGGTGGAAACTTCACATACCGGCAATATGGGGTCAACGGCCAGGGCGATGAAAACCATGGGGTTGACCAATCTCTGGCTGGTCAATCCGCTGGTCAAACCCGATTCGCAGGCCATTTCGTTGTCTGCCGGCGCCAGTGATGTTATTGGCAACGCCACCATCGTTGATTCTCTCGATCAGGCGCTGGAAGGCTGTAGTCTGGTGGTGGGCACCAGCGCCCGTTCCCGTACCTTGCCCTGGCCGATGTTGGAGCCGCGCGAGTGCGGCGTGCGCAGTATTCAGGAAGCGCAGCGCGCGCCGGTGGCGATTGTGTTCGGTCGCGAGCGCGTGGGGCTGACGAATGAGGAACTGCAGAAATGCCACTACCATGTGGCGATCCCCGCTAATCCGGAGTACAGCTCGCTCAATCTGGCGATGGCGGTACAGATCCTGTCCTATGAGGTGCGCGTCGCCTGGCTGGATCGCCAGCAACAGGGCGAGCCGGCGCATGAGGAGAGTCCATACCCGCTGGCGGATGATCTGGAGCGCTTTTATCAGCATCTGGAAGAGACGCTGCTGCACACCGGTTTCATTCGCCAGGCGCATCAGGGGCAGGTGATGAACAAGCTGCGCCGGTTGTTTACCCGCGCCCGTCCGGAAAACCAGGAGCTCAATATTCTGCGCGGCATCCTGAGCGCGATCACCAAGACCGCCTCGTCGACGGACAAGCCGCAGGACAATAGTTGA
- the suhB gene encoding inositol-1-monophosphatase has product MHPMLNIAVRAARKGGNLIAKNYETPDAVEASQKGSNDFVTNVDRDAERLIIEVIRKAYPQHTIIGEECGELVGEDQDVQWIIDPLDGTTNFIKRLPHFAVSIAVRVKGRTEVAVVYDPMRNELFTATRGQGTQLNGYRLRGSNARDLDGTILATGFPFKHKQHSASYLRVLEALFGQCADFRRTGSAALDLAYVAAGRVDGFFEIGLKPWDFAGGELLVREAGGIITDFIGGHNYLASGNIVAGNPRVVKSLLSTIREQLSDALKR; this is encoded by the coding sequence ATGCATCCGATGCTTAACATCGCCGTGCGCGCAGCGCGCAAAGGCGGCAACCTGATAGCTAAAAACTATGAAACGCCTGACGCCGTTGAGGCCAGCCAGAAAGGCAGTAACGATTTTGTCACCAACGTTGACCGTGATGCAGAACGCCTGATTATTGAGGTCATCCGCAAAGCCTATCCGCAGCACACCATTATTGGTGAAGAATGTGGTGAACTGGTTGGCGAAGATCAGGACGTACAATGGATTATCGATCCCCTGGATGGCACCACCAACTTCATCAAACGTCTTCCCCATTTTGCCGTTTCCATCGCCGTTCGCGTCAAAGGCCGCACCGAAGTGGCCGTGGTCTACGATCCGATGCGTAATGAGCTGTTCACCGCCACCCGCGGTCAGGGTACCCAGTTGAACGGCTACCGTCTGCGCGGCAGCAACGCCCGCGATCTGGACGGCACTATTCTCGCGACCGGTTTCCCGTTTAAGCACAAACAGCACAGCGCCAGCTATCTGCGCGTACTGGAAGCGCTGTTCGGCCAGTGCGCCGACTTCCGCCGCACCGGTTCCGCCGCGCTCGATCTGGCTTATGTAGCGGCCGGCCGTGTGGACGGGTTCTTTGAAATCGGTCTGAAACCGTGGGACTTCGCTGGCGGCGAACTGCTGGTGCGTGAAGCCGGCGGCATCATTACCGACTTCATCGGCGGCCACAACTACCTCGCTTCCGGCAACATCGTCGCCGGTAACCCGCGCGTGGTGAAATCCCTGCTGTCGACCATCCGCGAGCAACTGAGCGACGCGCTGAAGCGTTAA
- a CDS encoding ABC transporter substrate-binding protein, with protein MLKKSWRHLLLATTLTTSFTSFATQYPLTVTDIDGQSVTIKQEPQRIVLQDGRDIMAMALLDRDNPFNRLVAWNNLPKKQDTATWDLLKGKWPQSESILDMGFSDKGEVELESILAKKPDLMIAQLRAKPALMENGVIGKLNALHIPLVFVDYEINPAKNTAPSVDLLGKVLNREENAKAYTDFYRQHFDNIQKVTAGIATKPNVFIEPIAGNTDACCFTHSHSGWGGLLEGIGAKNIGSGLLPGASGFVSLEKVISEKPDTYIMTGSKRGNGTSKILPFGYDASNSDIQDKAKALLSRTGIDQVPAIKAGQVYGVYHHFYNHPYNIVGMEYLAKAVYPKQFSTLNPDDTYHYIVRHFTTLPDNNFVFARKLAE; from the coding sequence ATGTTAAAGAAATCATGGCGTCACCTTTTGCTGGCTACCACACTGACCACCTCCTTCACCAGCTTCGCCACCCAATATCCCCTCACCGTTACTGATATCGACGGACAAAGCGTCACCATCAAACAGGAACCACAGCGCATTGTGCTGCAGGACGGCCGCGATATCATGGCGATGGCGCTGCTGGACCGCGATAACCCGTTTAACCGTCTGGTCGCCTGGAACAATTTGCCGAAAAAACAGGACACCGCCACCTGGGATCTGCTGAAAGGCAAATGGCCGCAGTCTGAAAGCATTCTGGACATGGGTTTCAGCGACAAGGGTGAAGTGGAACTGGAAAGTATTCTGGCCAAAAAACCTGACCTGATGATCGCCCAACTGCGTGCCAAACCGGCTCTGATGGAAAACGGCGTGATCGGCAAACTGAACGCGCTGCACATTCCGCTGGTGTTTGTGGATTATGAAATCAATCCGGCCAAAAATACCGCGCCCAGCGTCGATCTGCTTGGCAAGGTGCTGAACCGTGAAGAAAACGCCAAAGCGTATACCGACTTTTACCGCCAGCACTTTGACAACATCCAGAAGGTGACTGCAGGCATCGCCACCAAACCTAACGTGTTCATTGAGCCTATCGCCGGCAACACCGATGCCTGCTGCTTCACCCATTCCCACAGCGGCTGGGGCGGCTTGCTGGAAGGCATCGGCGCGAAGAACATCGGTTCCGGACTGTTGCCGGGCGCGTCCGGCTTTGTCTCACTGGAAAAAGTGATCAGCGAAAAACCCGATACCTACATCATGACCGGTTCCAAACGCGGCAACGGCACCAGCAAGATTCTGCCGTTCGGCTATGACGCCAGCAACAGCGACATTCAGGACAAAGCCAAAGCGCTGCTGAGCCGTACCGGCATCGACCAGGTTCCTGCGATTAAAGCCGGTCAGGTTTACGGGGTATACCACCACTTCTATAACCATCCGTACAACATCGTCGGTATGGAGTATCTGGCCAAAGCGGTGTATCCGAAGCAGTTCAGCACGCTGAACCCGGACGATACCTATCACTATATCGTTCGCCATTTCACCACCCTGCCTGACAACAACTTTGTGTTTGCCCGCAAACTGGCCGAGTAA
- a CDS encoding FecCD family ABC transporter permease has protein sequence MVMAVLVIAIVASLLLDFVLGPSGLPLDVLWQTLTDPANADAGSRVIVWDIRLPYALMAVVVGLALGLAGAEMQTILNNPLASPFTLGVSSAAAFGAALAIVLGIGIPGIPAQWFISANAFLFALLAALLLDGITRWTKVATSGVVLFGIALVFTFNALVSILQFIANEDTLQGLVFWTMGSLARSSWEKLGILLAVLAIVMPLSMMSSWKLTALRLGEDRAISFGINVRRLRLATLLRISFLSALSVAFVGPIGFIGLVAPHIARMIFGEDHRFYLPASALTGALVLSLASVVSKNLLPGVIIPVGIVTSLVGVPFFLSIILRNRGNV, from the coding sequence ATGGTGATGGCGGTGCTGGTCATAGCGATTGTCGCCTCCCTGCTGCTGGACTTTGTGCTCGGTCCTTCCGGCCTGCCGCTGGATGTGCTGTGGCAAACGCTAACCGACCCCGCCAACGCAGACGCCGGTAGCCGCGTCATCGTCTGGGACATCCGCCTGCCGTATGCGCTGATGGCGGTGGTGGTCGGTCTGGCGTTGGGGCTGGCGGGCGCAGAGATGCAAACCATCCTGAACAACCCGCTGGCCAGCCCGTTCACACTGGGCGTGTCCTCCGCGGCGGCATTCGGCGCGGCGCTGGCAATCGTATTGGGGATCGGTATTCCGGGTATTCCGGCGCAATGGTTCATTTCAGCCAACGCCTTCCTGTTCGCGCTGCTGGCGGCGCTGCTGCTCGACGGCATTACCCGCTGGACCAAGGTAGCGACATCCGGCGTGGTGTTGTTCGGGATCGCGCTGGTGTTCACCTTTAACGCGCTGGTGTCCATCCTGCAATTCATCGCCAACGAAGATACGTTGCAGGGGCTGGTGTTCTGGACCATGGGCAGCCTGGCGCGCTCATCCTGGGAAAAACTCGGCATTCTGCTGGCGGTGTTGGCTATCGTGATGCCGCTATCCATGATGAGCTCATGGAAGCTGACCGCATTGCGTTTGGGCGAAGATCGCGCCATCAGTTTCGGCATCAACGTGCGCCGTTTGCGTCTGGCCACGCTGCTGCGCATCAGTTTCCTGTCGGCGCTGTCGGTAGCGTTCGTCGGGCCGATTGGCTTCATCGGTCTGGTGGCGCCGCATATTGCCCGCATGATTTTCGGCGAGGATCACCGCTTCTATTTGCCGGCCAGCGCCCTGACCGGCGCGCTGGTGCTGTCGCTGGCATCCGTTGTATCCAAAAACCTGCTGCCGGGCGTCATCATTCCGGTAGGGATTGTCACTTCGCTGGTAGGGGTTCCTTTCTTCCTCAGCATCATTCTGCGTAACCGGGGGAACGTATGA
- a CDS encoding ABC transporter ATP-binding protein, whose amino-acid sequence MSHNGLAISRFSAGYPRRTVINDLSVPLLPRGRITVLLGPNGSGKSTLLRALAGLGQAQGDLLLDDVNLMQLPFAKRAEKVVYLPQSLPAGVHLHVLESIIVAQRASGGLHHSSNEDEVLTLLRQLGISHLAMSYLDQLSGGQKQLVGLAQSLIRQPSLLLLDEPLSALDLNYQFHVMDLVRQETRKRNIVTVVVVHDINIALRHGDHVLMLKDGKLIADGEPAEVISEESLAQVYGVRGRIERCSRGIPQVMIDGLVAEPTL is encoded by the coding sequence ATGAGTCACAACGGACTGGCGATTTCTCGTTTTTCAGCGGGCTACCCCAGACGAACCGTCATTAACGATCTGTCGGTTCCGCTGCTGCCGCGCGGCAGGATCACCGTACTGCTGGGGCCGAACGGCAGCGGCAAGTCGACGCTGCTGCGCGCACTGGCCGGGCTGGGGCAAGCGCAAGGCGATCTGCTGTTGGATGATGTCAACCTGATGCAGTTGCCGTTCGCCAAACGGGCGGAAAAAGTAGTGTATCTGCCGCAGTCATTGCCTGCTGGCGTGCATCTGCACGTACTGGAATCGATTATCGTCGCCCAGCGCGCGTCCGGCGGGTTGCATCACAGCAGCAACGAAGACGAGGTGCTGACGCTGCTCAGGCAGTTGGGCATTTCGCATCTGGCGATGAGCTATCTGGACCAGCTTTCCGGCGGTCAGAAACAGCTGGTCGGGTTGGCGCAGTCGCTTATCCGTCAGCCTTCGCTGCTGTTACTGGATGAGCCGCTCAGCGCGCTCGACCTCAACTACCAGTTCCACGTGATGGATCTGGTACGTCAGGAAACCCGCAAGCGCAATATCGTGACGGTAGTGGTGGTGCATGACATCAATATCGCGCTGCGTCATGGCGACCACGTGCTGATGCTCAAAGACGGCAAGCTGATCGCCGATGGCGAGCCAGCCGAGGTAATCAGTGAAGAGAGCCTGGCGCAGGTGTACGGCGTTCGCGGCCGCATCGAACGCTGCTCTCGCGGTATTCCGCAGGTGATGATTGACGGGCTGGTTGCCGAACCAACCTTGTAA
- a CDS encoding ABC transporter substrate-binding protein translates to MKKWLCAVGMALGLVSAVRAAPIVVEDVSGRKVEIKSEVKRVILGEGRQIYLLAAFDTDAPFQRVVGWRDDLPKADYDGYLAYEHKYPQIKQLPTFGGAKDGTFNVEQAVNLKPDLVLMNLEAKAATDEAKLIEKLSGLGIPVVFIDFREKPFENAEKSIRIMGQLLGKPARAEEIVQFRRQQIDIVTDRLKNYQGPRPKVMIDRAGGYDEECCMSFGNENFGKMVEVAGGINIAKGIIPGTFGTLNPEQIISARPDVVIVTGANWKNYNTANGWVGVGPGADQQQALQRLQKLMERSAFKTLPVATNGKAHAIWHQFYDSPYQFVAIQAMAKWLHPDLFKDIDPDATFRTFHEKFLPLPYQPGYWVTLPAKS, encoded by the coding sequence ATGAAAAAGTGGTTGTGTGCCGTTGGCATGGCGTTGGGGCTGGTTTCGGCAGTCCGGGCTGCCCCCATTGTGGTGGAAGACGTTAGCGGCAGAAAAGTCGAGATCAAGTCTGAAGTTAAGCGCGTGATTCTGGGGGAAGGGCGGCAGATTTATCTGCTGGCGGCGTTTGATACCGATGCGCCGTTCCAGCGCGTGGTCGGCTGGCGTGACGACTTGCCGAAAGCCGACTATGACGGCTATCTGGCTTATGAACATAAATATCCGCAGATTAAACAACTGCCGACCTTCGGCGGCGCCAAAGACGGCACCTTCAATGTTGAGCAGGCGGTGAACCTGAAGCCGGATCTGGTGTTGATGAACCTGGAAGCGAAAGCCGCTACCGATGAAGCCAAACTGATTGAAAAACTCAGCGGTCTGGGCATTCCGGTGGTGTTTATCGACTTCCGCGAAAAACCGTTTGAAAACGCCGAGAAAAGCATTCGCATTATGGGCCAACTGCTGGGCAAACCGGCGCGCGCCGAAGAGATCGTTCAGTTCCGCCGTCAGCAGATTGATATCGTGACCGATCGCCTGAAGAACTATCAGGGGCCGCGTCCGAAGGTGATGATCGACCGCGCCGGTGGCTATGACGAAGAGTGCTGCATGTCATTCGGTAATGAAAACTTCGGGAAAATGGTGGAAGTCGCGGGCGGCATCAATATCGCCAAGGGCATTATCCCCGGTACTTTCGGCACCCTGAACCCGGAGCAGATTATCAGCGCGCGTCCGGACGTGGTGATCGTCACCGGCGCCAACTGGAAGAACTACAACACCGCCAACGGCTGGGTTGGCGTAGGGCCGGGGGCCGACCAGCAACAGGCGCTGCAGCGCTTGCAGAAGCTGATGGAACGCTCCGCATTCAAAACGCTGCCGGTCGCCACCAACGGCAAGGCGCATGCCATCTGGCATCAGTTCTATGACAGCCCGTATCAGTTTGTGGCGATTCAGGCGATGGCGAAGTGGCTGCACCCGGACTTGTTCAAAGATATCGATCCGGATGCCACCTTCCGTACCTTCCATGAGAAATTCCTGCCGTTGCCGTACCAGCCGGGTTACTGGGTGACGCTGCCGGCGAAATCCTGA
- a CDS encoding nickel/cobalt transporter, whose protein sequence is MPVNHAHVTRHYLRWWPLALFLLLTGAAAWQAMVWWPSILMQSIEWQRSLHQQMSDLMEQVRAQPHQAGWTLVMFSLAYGVLHAVGPGHGKVVIATYLATHPSRLKSSLQLTFASALLQGTVAIVLVTLVLAVLQLSSRALHIGSFWMEKSSFVLVAGLGGWLCLRAFRRLRALLFSRAKPRIRSLTPLDASASGVRLAPAVGHQHDEHCGCGHQHVPTAETLNHGDGWRTRLMVVLAMGLRPCSGAILVLLFAKVLDVFVWGVISALTMALGTALTVSLLGVAVLFCRRQLERLSRAGAFSSPRWQALVWSVLSLAGGMALTFAGIVLYLSTQPDVMGGIRPLMG, encoded by the coding sequence ATGCCGGTAAATCATGCGCACGTGACCCGACATTATCTGCGCTGGTGGCCGCTGGCGCTGTTTTTACTGCTGACAGGCGCGGCGGCATGGCAGGCAATGGTCTGGTGGCCGTCGATTCTGATGCAAAGCATTGAATGGCAGAGGTCGCTGCATCAGCAAATGTCGGATTTGATGGAGCAAGTGCGGGCGCAACCTCATCAGGCCGGCTGGACGCTGGTGATGTTCAGCCTGGCGTATGGCGTGCTGCATGCGGTTGGCCCAGGTCATGGCAAAGTGGTGATCGCCACCTATCTGGCGACCCACCCGTCCCGGCTGAAAAGCAGTTTGCAACTGACCTTTGCCTCCGCTTTGTTGCAAGGGACGGTAGCGATCGTACTGGTGACGCTGGTGCTGGCGGTGTTGCAGCTTTCCAGCCGTGCTTTGCACATCGGCAGTTTCTGGATGGAGAAAAGCAGCTTTGTGCTGGTGGCCGGGCTCGGCGGCTGGCTGTGCCTGCGCGCATTCAGACGTCTGCGGGCGTTGCTGTTTTCCCGCGCCAAGCCGCGTATCCGCTCGTTAACGCCGCTTGATGCGTCGGCGTCCGGCGTCCGGCTGGCACCTGCCGTAGGCCATCAGCACGATGAACACTGCGGTTGCGGTCATCAGCACGTGCCGACGGCAGAGACGCTCAATCACGGCGATGGCTGGCGTACCCGTCTGATGGTGGTGTTGGCGATGGGATTGCGCCCGTGTTCCGGCGCGATACTGGTGTTGCTGTTCGCCAAAGTGCTGGACGTGTTTGTCTGGGGCGTGATCTCGGCCCTGACCATGGCGCTGGGGACCGCGCTTACCGTCTCGCTGCTGGGCGTGGCGGTGCTGTTCTGCCGCCGGCAACTAGAGCGTTTAAGCCGCGCCGGCGCGTTTTCCTCTCCACGCTGGCAAGCGCTTGTCTGGTCGGTGTTGTCGCTGGCGGGCGGTATGGCGCTGACCTTTGCCGGCATTGTACTTTACCTTTCCACGCAACCGGATGTGATGGGCGGGATTCGGCCGCTGATGGGGTAG
- a CDS encoding DUF1007 family protein gives MLHYNNFGFSFRWVSCLLLTTVAVSGPALAHPHSFIDMKTTVEGKDDQITGLRMNWTMDPITSADLLYDAGNAAKDSEVWKKLAAEVMANVLGQHYFTDIYRDGKSVKYQPLPTEYHLSRAGNKAVLEFVLPLAHPQPLAGAPLLISTYDPTYFVDMSYKDDNAIQVASALAARCKTTLMTPKPDASLQSYALSLDKNAKPTKDVELGKQFAQQVTLQCR, from the coding sequence ATGTTACATTATAACAATTTTGGCTTTTCATTCCGTTGGGTAAGCTGCCTGCTGTTGACCACGGTGGCGGTATCCGGCCCGGCGCTGGCCCATCCGCACAGTTTTATCGATATGAAAACCACCGTGGAAGGGAAAGACGATCAGATAACCGGATTGCGCATGAACTGGACTATGGATCCTATTACTTCCGCCGATTTGCTGTACGACGCCGGCAATGCCGCCAAAGACTCGGAGGTGTGGAAAAAACTGGCCGCCGAGGTGATGGCGAATGTGCTGGGGCAGCACTACTTCACGGATATTTATCGGGATGGAAAGTCGGTGAAATACCAGCCGTTGCCAACGGAATACCATCTCTCCCGCGCAGGCAACAAAGCGGTGCTGGAGTTTGTATTGCCGCTGGCTCACCCGCAACCGCTGGCGGGCGCGCCGTTACTGATTTCCACCTATGATCCCACCTATTTCGTGGATATGTCCTATAAGGACGATAACGCGATTCAGGTAGCCTCTGCGCTGGCCGCGCGTTGTAAAACCACGCTCATGACGCCCAAACCGGATGCGTCGCTCCAGTCCTACGCGCTGTCGCTGGACAAGAACGCCAAGCCGACCAAAGACGTGGAATTGGGAAAACAGTTTGCTCAACAGGTCACGTTGCAATGCCGGTAA